One Verrucomicrobiota bacterium DNA window includes the following coding sequences:
- a CDS encoding SDR family oxidoreductase, with product MSNYLIIASSSTIGQELVKILHQQADQLYLTSRNPDKIQQLADETQSSFSALDASSFEEVNQVFEDASDKLGPLDGVVCLAGSLLLKAAHQTSEQEYLHTIQTSLTTAFATTKAAGKHMRKGGSVVLISSAAAMQGFANHEAIAAAKGGVIALARSAAATYARQNLRFNVVSPGLTETALTKSLFANEASKQISEKMHVLGRLGEAHKIALSIAFLLNPENDWITGQVLGIDGGLSRVAPKIKG from the coding sequence ATGAGTAATTACCTAATCATTGCCTCTAGCAGTACAATAGGACAAGAATTAGTCAAGATTCTTCATCAACAAGCAGACCAACTCTATTTAACTTCCAGAAACCCTGATAAAATTCAGCAACTAGCAGATGAAACACAATCCTCCTTTTCTGCTCTAGACGCATCATCATTTGAAGAAGTGAACCAAGTCTTCGAAGATGCAAGTGATAAATTGGGGCCACTGGATGGGGTTGTTTGTCTCGCCGGCTCCCTTTTACTAAAAGCAGCTCATCAAACATCAGAGCAAGAGTATTTACACACGATACAAACCAGCCTAACAACAGCATTTGCTACTACTAAAGCTGCAGGTAAGCACATGAGAAAAGGAGGATCCGTTGTTTTGATCAGTTCAGCAGCAGCTATGCAAGGCTTTGCTAACCATGAGGCCATTGCTGCAGCAAAGGGAGGGGTAATAGCCCTTGCTCGTTCAGCAGCTGCTACCTACGCCAGACAAAATCTGCGCTTCAATGTCGTTTCACCTGGATTGACTGAAACAGCACTAACCAAGAGTCTTTTTGCCAATGAAGCAAGCAAACAAATCTCCGAGAAAATGCATGTTCTAGGTCGATTAGGTGAAGCGCATAAAATCGCTTTAAGCATCGCTTTCTTATTAAATCCTGAGAATGATTGGATTACTGGTCAGGTGTTAGGTATAGATGGAGGACTTAGTCGAGTCGCACCAAAGATTAAAGGCTAA
- a CDS encoding DNA-directed RNA polymerase subunit omega translates to MVTPKHESVKEALQHVENPQILINMVSRRVRQLGMGYRPLINVNPRMTFLDVALREIADGKLSYEAVEFAEDED, encoded by the coding sequence ATGGTAACACCTAAACACGAATCCGTTAAAGAAGCTTTGCAACATGTTGAGAATCCACAAATTCTCATCAATATGGTGTCCCGCCGTGTTCGCCAACTCGGCATGGGCTACCGACCATTAATCAATGTTAATCCTCGCATGACTTTCCTAGACGTTGCTTTAAGGGAAATTGCCGATGGCAAGCTTTCCTATGAAGCAGTAGAATTTGCTGAAGACGAAGATTAA
- the smpB gene encoding SsrA-binding protein SmpB has translation MAQEIEINNRRARHDYHVHDKLETGISLQGTEVKSLRSAQASLSDAFARLEKGELWLYNFHISPYDKGNRENHEPKRKRKLLIHKREYRKLSGNVVQSGKSLIPLKGYFKNRYFKILLGICTSKNKGDKRQDLKTRDVERSIRRNFGRV, from the coding sequence ATGGCTCAAGAAATAGAAATTAATAACAGGCGCGCGCGACATGATTATCATGTTCACGATAAACTGGAAACTGGCATCTCGCTCCAAGGCACTGAGGTCAAGTCATTGCGATCTGCACAGGCTAGCTTAAGTGATGCCTTTGCTCGCTTAGAAAAAGGTGAGTTGTGGCTCTACAATTTCCATATCTCACCCTATGACAAAGGCAACCGAGAAAACCATGAGCCGAAACGTAAACGTAAACTGCTCATCCATAAGAGGGAATACCGCAAGCTCAGTGGCAACGTCGTGCAGTCAGGTAAATCTCTCATTCCTCTTAAAGGCTATTTCAAAAACCGTTATTTCAAAATCCTCTTAGGTATCTGCACCAGTAAAAATAAAGGCGACAAACGCCAAGATCTTAAGACACGCGATGTCGAGAGATCCATTAGGCGAAACTTTGGTCGCGTCTAA
- a CDS encoding FAD-linked oxidase C-terminal domain-containing protein — translation MDQMNPSKHWIPELQRKLPLSVVKVDEKSLHTHGGDAWHAHAMPEAVVEVRHEKDIQATMRIASKYKIPVTARGSGRGYVGSCVPVKGGISLSLTKLNKILEVSAKDSLAVVQPGVITERLQIEAKRKGLFYPPDPASLNESSIGGNIATNAGGPRCLKYGVTKNYVMGLNIVLPNGELVKTGGRCHKNKLGFNLVDLFPGSEGMLGIISLATLRLIPHPPARSVLVASFSKVKAAAKAVTAIQQAGYLPCALEIADKFTLEAARGYNKSVPPGEALIIVELDGQAQSVHREIRALKTVIQEIGALQTSIASTEAACEKLWDIRRSFSYSLRATGLIKMNHDVVVPRGKLTELFKVVEKIQQSFSDYRVASFGHAGDGNIHVNLMIDPSEEGRPRVRKAIDMLFASVLELDGTITGEHGVGLARKPWWNVATSRPLRSLHHTIKNALDPHHLLNPGKFLG, via the coding sequence ATGGATCAAATGAACCCTTCAAAGCACTGGATTCCTGAACTCCAGCGCAAGCTTCCACTCTCCGTAGTTAAAGTCGACGAGAAATCTCTGCACACGCACGGAGGGGACGCATGGCATGCTCACGCCATGCCCGAAGCGGTTGTTGAAGTCAGACATGAAAAAGACATACAAGCAACCATGCGGATCGCCTCAAAATACAAAATCCCTGTGACAGCCAGAGGTTCTGGTCGCGGTTATGTCGGCAGTTGTGTCCCCGTTAAAGGTGGCATCAGCCTTTCCTTAACGAAACTCAACAAAATCTTAGAAGTCTCAGCCAAGGATAGTCTAGCCGTTGTTCAACCTGGAGTCATCACCGAGAGGCTGCAAATAGAAGCAAAACGCAAAGGCCTTTTCTACCCTCCAGATCCTGCCAGCCTTAACGAAAGCTCTATAGGTGGTAACATAGCCACCAATGCGGGTGGGCCACGCTGCTTGAAATATGGAGTCACCAAGAACTATGTTATGGGACTGAACATTGTATTACCCAATGGTGAGTTAGTTAAGACCGGTGGGCGGTGCCACAAAAATAAATTAGGCTTCAACCTGGTTGACCTCTTCCCAGGCTCTGAAGGCATGCTCGGAATCATTAGTCTAGCAACGCTTAGACTTATCCCCCATCCTCCCGCACGCTCTGTCTTGGTAGCCTCTTTTTCAAAAGTTAAAGCTGCTGCTAAAGCTGTCACAGCTATTCAACAAGCAGGCTACCTGCCCTGCGCATTAGAGATTGCTGACAAATTTACCTTAGAGGCTGCGAGAGGTTATAATAAAAGTGTTCCGCCTGGTGAAGCACTTATCATTGTAGAATTAGATGGCCAAGCCCAGTCCGTCCACCGTGAAATCCGAGCGCTCAAAACAGTCATTCAAGAAATCGGAGCGCTTCAAACTTCCATCGCTTCCACCGAAGCTGCTTGCGAAAAACTTTGGGATATCCGGCGTAGCTTTTCCTACAGCCTGCGTGCTACCGGACTAATCAAAATGAATCACGATGTTGTTGTGCCTCGGGGTAAACTTACAGAATTATTCAAAGTAGTTGAGAAAATTCAACAGTCCTTTTCTGATTATCGTGTAGCATCTTTCGGTCATGCTGGCGATGGTAATATTCATGTTAATCTTATGATAGATCCATCTGAAGAAGGGAGGCCTAGAGTACGCAAAGCCATCGATATGCTATTTGCATCTGTTCTCGAACTCGATGGCACTATTACCGGTGAGCATGGAGTTGGCCTCGCTCGCAAGCCTTGGTGGAACGTTGCTACTAGCAGACCTTTACGCTCCCTTCACCACACCATCAAAAACGCTTTAGATCCTCACCATCTGCTCAATCCCGGCAAGTTTTTAGGGTAG
- a CDS encoding PQQ-binding-like beta-propeller repeat protein — translation MITKTYYTRIIALGCWLGISCSITLAEILTESKEQTELTNTNNWPEFRGGNEGRTQVRNLPLAWSDQEGIAWRLDLPSQGQSSPIVWNKAIYLTGVSGKKKEKLHLYSYNLSDGALNWSREFKSPQLRKMSKMVSQAAPTPVADKAGVYAFFEGGLFVHTDHDGHINWQRNLIADYGEIKGSHSLGSSPTQDNKYLYLLVDHDAPGYLLALNKASGATTWKTDRPKRVSWSSPILQDKTIYLSSNGVVQAYDASNGKQLWEIDGISKNTVASPIIANSLLLAASSKKGECIAIRLSANEEKPQIVWQAASTSGGFASPQVLGEQAYYTNKSGVLSCVNLKDGSLAWSERIGGSCWASPIVAGNYLYFFTRDGKTVIYKKDEERAKQIAESKLKGIKTVYGVAAVDGTLVMRTEKQLICIGKPMPNSNF, via the coding sequence ATGATAACCAAGACTTATTATACAAGAATTATTGCGCTAGGATGCTGGCTGGGAATCTCATGCAGTATAACTCTGGCTGAAATACTAACCGAATCCAAGGAGCAAACAGAATTAACCAATACTAATAACTGGCCTGAATTTCGGGGTGGAAATGAGGGGCGAACTCAAGTGCGCAACTTACCTCTTGCTTGGTCGGACCAAGAGGGAATAGCCTGGCGTTTAGACTTACCCTCTCAAGGACAATCTAGCCCAATCGTCTGGAATAAGGCTATTTACTTGACCGGGGTATCCGGTAAGAAAAAGGAGAAACTTCACCTTTACAGCTACAATCTCAGCGATGGAGCTTTGAATTGGTCGCGTGAATTCAAATCGCCGCAACTAAGAAAGATGAGCAAAATGGTTTCCCAAGCGGCACCAACCCCAGTAGCAGACAAGGCAGGAGTTTATGCTTTCTTTGAAGGAGGCCTCTTTGTGCATACTGATCACGATGGTCATATAAACTGGCAACGGAATCTAATTGCAGACTACGGAGAAATCAAAGGTAGTCATAGCCTTGGCAGTTCCCCCACGCAAGACAACAAATACCTCTACCTTCTGGTAGACCACGATGCCCCAGGCTACCTACTCGCCTTGAATAAAGCTTCCGGTGCAACTACTTGGAAAACAGACCGACCGAAACGTGTTTCCTGGTCATCACCCATTTTACAAGACAAGACCATCTACCTTAGTTCTAATGGCGTGGTTCAAGCATACGATGCCTCTAATGGAAAACAGTTATGGGAAATTGATGGTATTTCAAAGAACACTGTCGCTTCGCCTATCATTGCTAATAGTTTACTACTTGCCGCTAGCTCAAAAAAAGGTGAATGCATTGCAATTCGCCTGTCCGCTAATGAAGAGAAACCTCAAATTGTTTGGCAAGCCGCCTCAACTTCAGGTGGATTTGCTTCCCCACAGGTGCTTGGAGAACAAGCTTATTACACCAATAAATCCGGAGTGCTTAGCTGCGTCAACTTGAAAGATGGAAGCCTAGCTTGGAGCGAGCGCATAGGAGGTTCTTGCTGGGCTTCACCTATTGTGGCTGGCAACTACCTTTACTTCTTTACTAGAGATGGGAAGACTGTGATCTATAAAAAAGACGAAGAACGAGCGAAACAGATTGCTGAATCAAAATTAAAGGGTATCAAAACCGTATATGGTGTCGCCGCTGTTGATGGAACTCTCGTCATGCGAACTGAAAAACAACTGATTTGCATTGGCAAGCCTATGCCTAACTCAAATTTTTGA
- a CDS encoding L-histidine N(alpha)-methyltransferase: MEYDHGEQGLSTWVHKSQFLTTHQKSLRDSLINKQIAPKFHYLSYRQSQRWSKLHKAYSPVAIHSEGKRLYEKAFDYVTKLLADQECVEVTSLGCGAGNKDMILLEALLRTGNHISYLPSDISLPLVTQASLEANKLSRCKVLRGSIGDFLQAEDLNALVGQRKKDKSRVFLFLGMIPNMSPAHALAKLSHGLELGDILIISANLLGDQMDEHGLITQYDNPETKHWLECFWDDLDVPEDTWNWEFNLCNAAVQGINYLRVEVNALFNDDLDINYERNVIKVEARESVRTFFSNRFSSEAFTELVEKHSFKVKHVELLPDQSEGVWVLAKD; this comes from the coding sequence ATGGAATATGATCATGGTGAACAGGGCCTATCTACCTGGGTTCATAAAAGTCAGTTTCTAACAACTCACCAAAAATCATTACGTGATTCTTTAATCAACAAGCAAATAGCCCCTAAGTTTCACTATCTTAGCTACCGCCAGTCACAAAGATGGAGTAAGCTGCATAAGGCTTATTCACCGGTAGCCATACATTCAGAGGGTAAAAGGCTATATGAGAAAGCATTTGATTATGTGACCAAACTTTTAGCAGATCAGGAATGTGTAGAAGTGACTAGCCTAGGGTGTGGCGCAGGAAATAAGGATATGATTTTATTGGAAGCCTTATTGCGGACTGGGAATCATATCTCTTATCTACCTTCCGACATCAGCTTGCCATTAGTAACACAAGCAAGTCTTGAGGCAAATAAGCTAAGCAGATGCAAGGTCTTGAGGGGAAGTATAGGAGATTTTTTGCAAGCTGAAGATTTGAATGCTCTTGTGGGCCAAAGGAAAAAAGATAAGTCACGCGTTTTTCTTTTCCTTGGTATGATTCCTAACATGTCTCCAGCACATGCTCTTGCAAAATTGAGTCATGGACTAGAGCTAGGAGATATTCTGATCATCAGTGCCAATCTGCTGGGTGATCAAATGGATGAACATGGGTTAATAACACAGTACGATAACCCTGAGACTAAGCACTGGTTAGAATGCTTCTGGGACGACTTAGATGTCCCAGAAGATACATGGAATTGGGAATTTAATTTATGTAACGCTGCTGTTCAAGGAATAAACTACCTGAGAGTAGAGGTGAATGCTCTCTTCAATGATGATCTAGATATCAACTACGAGCGTAATGTGATTAAGGTGGAGGCTAGGGAATCTGTCAGGACTTTTTTCTCTAACCGCTTTTCCTCAGAAGCTTTTACTGAACTCGTAGAAAAGCATTCTTTCAAAGTGAAGCATGTGGAACTGTTACCAGATCAAAGTGAGGGGGTATGGGTTTTAGCTAAAGATTAG
- a CDS encoding polyprenyl synthetase family protein, translating into MNKVLDKFPALARETQLKKHFKDIIPHLEKVNESIALQVQTFDPNVMAYVEYATETGGKRIRPALVLLSAHALGELNKKHIDLAVVIELIHLASLIHDDIMDQALIRRKKPTMCQKWGNELSVLVGDSLLAHAFKMCTRFSSSEVSKQVADAASEVCTGEILQTQRRYDLKLSVQDYLKIVSMKTGALFRVATELAAFCSDQDTDIQKRFSIYGDQLGTAYQIYDDCLDLFGKEDVFGKTLGTDLARGKMTLPVIWMLEQLNEKESEEISEVILHGEGSDYGIVVDKVIKSGGHTYAVRKAKDLLERSDKMLEGIESNGYLEALRMLPRSLNQDLDALKV; encoded by the coding sequence ATGAACAAGGTTTTAGATAAGTTTCCTGCATTAGCTAGGGAGACACAACTAAAGAAGCACTTCAAAGATATCATACCTCATCTAGAGAAGGTTAACGAAAGTATAGCCTTACAAGTCCAAACATTTGACCCAAATGTCATGGCGTATGTTGAATATGCAACGGAAACAGGCGGTAAACGCATTAGGCCTGCTTTAGTTTTGCTAAGTGCACATGCTTTAGGGGAGCTGAATAAAAAACACATCGATCTGGCAGTAGTTATTGAGCTTATTCACTTAGCGTCTCTTATTCACGATGATATCATGGACCAAGCTTTAATAAGGCGTAAAAAGCCCACTATGTGCCAGAAATGGGGCAATGAACTATCTGTTTTAGTAGGCGATAGCTTGTTAGCCCACGCCTTTAAGATGTGCACACGCTTTTCTTCTTCAGAAGTTAGCAAGCAAGTAGCTGATGCGGCTAGTGAAGTGTGCACCGGAGAAATTCTTCAGACGCAGAGGCGCTATGATTTGAAACTCTCAGTCCAAGATTATCTGAAAATTGTCAGTATGAAGACTGGGGCTTTGTTCCGAGTTGCTACTGAATTGGCAGCTTTTTGTTCAGATCAAGACACTGATATACAGAAACGTTTTTCTATTTATGGGGATCAACTCGGCACAGCCTACCAAATTTACGATGATTGTCTGGATTTATTTGGTAAAGAAGATGTTTTTGGCAAAACCTTAGGTACAGACCTTGCTCGTGGAAAAATGACACTACCAGTTATATGGATGTTAGAGCAGCTTAATGAAAAAGAGTCAGAAGAAATTTCTGAAGTCATTTTACATGGTGAGGGTAGTGACTATGGCATCGTGGTGGATAAAGTCATCAAGTCCGGTGGTCATACCTATGCCGTGCGTAAGGCAAAAGATTTACTTGAGCGATCTGATAAGATGCTAGAAGGAATTGAATCTAACGGCTACCTTGAAGCACTTCGTATGCTGCCACGTTCACTCAATCAAGACCTAGATGCTTTGAAAGTATAA
- a CDS encoding HEAT repeat domain-containing protein — protein sequence MGKIRLSLITCLAVALILSCGKENEVIKEVDALMEGRNYKQALERLRRALKEDPKNPKLLRQQVLLFLKSEQVNYSMAAYEKLHKAKPNHPVLINALSNNDPVIRVTSAKALGLMRRQDSIDALIKAAKDSDKSVRQAVVLALGDLKNKKAVTVLIETLKDPDWFVRAEAAQALSKIGDSQAAEELFALLKDEDVYVRKNARKALQDLANEENKKTYIEALTHDDDEVRLMAAISLANIGDASSLSVLVEELDSSDSADPIDVIRALVKLRDKQALPALRKTMKEADGEAKAYAILALGEFRDKESTSAIKKLSQSSSTTREVKMACLMALKRMNQPMRLPDEK from the coding sequence TTGGGTAAAATAAGACTCAGCTTGATCACTTGCTTGGCAGTAGCTCTTATTCTGAGCTGTGGAAAGGAGAATGAAGTCATTAAGGAAGTTGATGCTTTAATGGAGGGTAGAAACTACAAGCAAGCGCTTGAGAGACTACGCAGAGCCCTAAAAGAAGACCCTAAAAACCCTAAGCTATTGCGCCAACAAGTTTTACTTTTTCTCAAAAGCGAACAGGTCAATTATTCTATGGCCGCCTACGAAAAACTTCATAAAGCTAAGCCAAATCATCCCGTGTTAATTAATGCACTCAGCAACAACGATCCCGTTATACGAGTGACCTCAGCAAAGGCTTTAGGACTTATGCGCAGGCAAGATAGTATTGATGCGCTTATCAAAGCAGCTAAAGATAGTGATAAATCTGTTCGACAAGCTGTTGTGCTTGCTTTAGGCGATTTAAAAAACAAAAAAGCAGTTACAGTTCTTATTGAGACTTTAAAGGATCCAGATTGGTTCGTCCGTGCTGAAGCTGCCCAAGCTCTCAGTAAAATTGGAGATAGCCAGGCCGCTGAAGAGCTTTTCGCCCTTCTCAAGGATGAAGACGTATATGTGCGCAAGAACGCTCGTAAAGCGCTACAGGACCTGGCAAATGAAGAAAATAAAAAGACCTACATTGAGGCCCTTACTCATGATGACGACGAAGTTAGACTTATGGCAGCAATATCTCTGGCCAACATTGGTGACGCGTCCTCATTAAGTGTTTTAGTAGAAGAACTTGATTCTAGTGATTCTGCAGATCCTATCGATGTGATCCGAGCTTTAGTCAAACTTCGAGATAAACAAGCTCTTCCAGCCCTTCGCAAGACTATGAAGGAAGCAGACGGAGAAGCTAAAGCATATGCTATATTAGCTCTTGGGGAATTCCGAGATAAAGAGTCCACAAGCGCTATTAAAAAGCTATCACAGAGTAGCAGTACTACCCGGGAAGTGAAAATGGCTTGCCTCATGGCTCTCAAGCGCATGAATCAACCCATGAGATTGCCGGATGAAAAGTAG
- a CDS encoding sulfite exporter TauE/SafE family protein, whose product MPDWILYVLLGIITGFASGCFGIGGGAIMVPILILFFKVPYHTAIGTSLALIIPISLAGGFKNFQIGKIDWNIFYAAAIAGIVGALVGVSLIQKVPAEYARKGFAVFLLFTAYRLWVK is encoded by the coding sequence ATGCCTGATTGGATACTTTACGTTTTATTAGGAATCATTACTGGATTTGCCAGCGGCTGCTTTGGAATAGGTGGTGGAGCCATTATGGTGCCTATTCTCATCCTTTTCTTTAAAGTTCCCTATCACACTGCTATCGGAACCTCACTAGCACTGATTATTCCGATATCGCTGGCAGGTGGCTTTAAAAATTTTCAAATAGGAAAAATTGATTGGAACATTTTTTACGCCGCAGCTATTGCCGGCATTGTTGGAGCATTGGTTGGTGTTTCCCTTATTCAAAAAGTCCCTGCTGAATACGCCAGAAAAGGATTTGCCGTTTTTTTGCTTTTTACCGCCTATCGCCTTTGGGTCAAATAA
- the prfA gene encoding peptide chain release factor 1: MDLALHIEGFYKRFKELETLISGPHFYDNPQEAQLSLKEHSRLKTAIELSERYETIKKNLAENKEIVSKAEDEELMAMAQEELPELENDWEKAEKELLKFVVPPDPNDSRNTIVEIRAGAGGDEAGIFAGDLFRMYNRFAERVGWKIEPMDASPSESGGYKEITFQMNGDDVFKKLRFESGVHRVQRVPATESQGRIHTSTATVAVLPEAQEVDLEIRSDEIRVDVCRSGGPGGQGVNTTDSAVQITHLPTGIIVKCQDGRSQIKNREKAMSILRARLLEAKQEQERKKYAEHRKQQVGSGDRNEKIRTYNYPQNRITDHRINYTIYNLTGFMEGEVEELMDQLEASDLELKLAAMEKGSEE; the protein is encoded by the coding sequence ATGGACCTCGCCCTACATATAGAAGGCTTTTACAAGCGCTTTAAGGAGCTTGAGACGCTTATCTCAGGACCTCATTTCTACGACAATCCACAGGAGGCTCAGCTTTCTCTAAAGGAACATTCGCGCCTGAAAACTGCCATAGAACTTTCAGAGCGTTACGAAACCATTAAAAAAAATTTAGCAGAGAATAAGGAAATAGTCTCCAAGGCTGAGGACGAAGAGCTTATGGCAATGGCCCAGGAAGAGTTGCCCGAGCTAGAAAATGATTGGGAAAAAGCTGAAAAAGAACTCTTAAAGTTTGTGGTCCCGCCAGATCCAAATGATTCCCGTAATACTATCGTGGAAATTCGTGCGGGTGCTGGAGGGGATGAAGCCGGCATATTTGCAGGAGATCTGTTTCGCATGTACAATCGCTTTGCTGAACGCGTAGGATGGAAGATTGAGCCGATGGATGCGAGTCCTTCAGAGTCCGGGGGTTATAAGGAAATTACCTTTCAAATGAATGGAGATGATGTCTTCAAGAAGTTGCGTTTTGAAAGTGGTGTTCACCGGGTCCAAAGAGTTCCTGCTACTGAAAGCCAGGGCCGCATTCATACTTCGACTGCTACCGTAGCTGTTTTGCCTGAGGCACAAGAAGTGGATTTGGAAATTCGCTCAGATGAGATACGTGTGGATGTATGTCGCTCAGGTGGGCCTGGTGGACAGGGAGTAAATACAACAGATTCTGCGGTGCAGATTACCCACCTACCCACCGGCATCATAGTCAAATGTCAGGATGGGCGCTCCCAAATCAAAAACCGTGAGAAGGCTATGAGTATCTTACGCGCCCGTCTTCTCGAAGCAAAACAAGAACAAGAGCGCAAAAAATACGCGGAACATCGGAAGCAACAAGTAGGTTCTGGGGATCGTAACGAGAAAATTCGCACGTACAACTATCCCCAAAACCGTATTACCGATCACCGTATCAACTACACCATTTATAACCTGACAGGTTTTATGGAGGGTGAGGTAGAAGAACTCATGGACCAGCTAGAAGCTTCAGATCTCGAACTAAAGCTTGCAGCCATGGAAAAGGGTTCAGAGGAGTAA
- a CDS encoding type B 50S ribosomal protein L31 codes for MKKGIHPELNPTVFVDLATNREFATRSTIKTEETRVIEGVEHFVVKCGVTSDSHPAYTGQTRLVDTAGRVDKFQKRFGESILANRKKKKKAGK; via the coding sequence ATGAAAAAGGGAATCCATCCAGAGCTCAATCCAACAGTATTTGTTGATTTGGCGACGAATCGCGAGTTTGCGACCCGTTCGACTATCAAGACCGAGGAGACTCGGGTGATTGAGGGAGTAGAGCATTTTGTAGTCAAGTGTGGCGTGACATCCGATTCACACCCTGCTTACACAGGTCAAACACGTTTAGTCGACACCGCTGGACGCGTAGATAAGTTTCAGAAGCGTTTCGGCGAATCTATTCTGGCCAACAGAAAGAAGAAGAAAAAAGCTGGAAAATAG